One window of Sphingomonas sp. KC8 genomic DNA carries:
- a CDS encoding aldehyde dehydrogenase family protein: MLMPPNAKPSLLIGGVWRGADASMAVENPYNGAVIAHVACATEADVADAIASGLRGQRDMARLSTGARAAILHRAADALAADGARFAAMITAETGKTIRAATKEAARAVNTLRLSAEEATRLNGETIAFDSFAGGEQRSGFYAYEPVGLIAAITPFNDPLNLACHKLGPAFAAGNAVVLKPADQAPLTAIMLAELLLDAGLPPEALNLLTGYGRDFGGALVGSDDVAMVSFTGGARVGAEIARTAGIKRIGMELGANSPVIVAADADLEKAAAACVSGAFWAAGQNCIGVQRIFVHRAIYAAFRDLMVAAAAALVVGDPMLPETDIGPMIGRSEAERMARWTAEAVAAGAALCTGGHREGAVFHPTIFEQVPGDARIVADEAFGPVVSLFVYDDLDDAIAAANEAPYAIHAAIFTASINDAHHAARALQAAGVMINDSTDYRLDAMPFGGARRGNMGREGVRFAIREMSQTKVVCFNHG; encoded by the coding sequence ATGCTGATGCCGCCGAACGCGAAGCCTTCGCTGCTGATCGGCGGCGTGTGGCGAGGGGCGGACGCCAGCATGGCGGTGGAAAACCCCTATAACGGCGCGGTGATCGCGCATGTCGCGTGTGCCACCGAGGCGGACGTCGCCGATGCCATCGCCAGCGGGTTGCGCGGGCAACGGGACATGGCGCGGCTGAGCACCGGCGCGCGGGCGGCGATCCTGCACCGTGCGGCGGATGCGCTGGCGGCCGATGGCGCGCGGTTCGCCGCGATGATCACGGCCGAAACCGGCAAGACGATCCGGGCGGCGACCAAGGAAGCGGCGCGCGCGGTCAACACGCTGCGGCTGTCGGCCGAGGAAGCGACCCGGCTCAACGGCGAGACGATCGCGTTCGACAGCTTTGCCGGGGGCGAACAGCGCAGCGGCTTTTACGCTTATGAACCGGTCGGCCTGATCGCTGCGATCACTCCGTTCAACGATCCGCTGAACCTGGCCTGCCACAAGCTTGGCCCCGCCTTTGCGGCGGGCAATGCGGTCGTGCTGAAGCCGGCCGATCAGGCGCCGCTGACCGCGATCATGCTGGCGGAATTGCTGCTGGATGCAGGGCTGCCGCCCGAAGCGCTCAACCTGCTGACCGGTTATGGCCGCGATTTCGGCGGCGCGCTGGTCGGGTCGGACGATGTGGCGATGGTGTCGTTCACCGGCGGCGCGCGGGTAGGCGCGGAAATTGCGCGCACCGCCGGGATCAAGCGGATCGGCATGGAACTGGGCGCGAACTCGCCGGTAATCGTCGCCGCCGATGCCGATCTGGAAAAGGCGGCGGCGGCCTGCGTTTCCGGCGCATTCTGGGCGGCCGGGCAGAATTGCATCGGCGTGCAGCGCATCTTCGTGCACCGCGCGATTTATGCCGCGTTTCGCGATTTGATGGTGGCCGCCGCCGCCGCCCTGGTGGTGGGCGATCCGATGCTGCCGGAAACCGATATCGGCCCGATGATCGGCCGTAGCGAAGCCGAACGGATGGCGCGTTGGACGGCCGAGGCGGTTGCCGCCGGTGCGGCGCTGTGCACCGGCGGCCATCGCGAAGGGGCGGTGTTCCATCCGACGATTTTCGAACAGGTGCCGGGCGATGCGCGGATCGTGGCCGACGAAGCCTTCGGCCCGGTCGTCAGCCTGTTTGTGTATGACGATCTGGACGATGCGATCGCGGCTGCGAACGAAGCGCCTTATGCGATCCATGCGGCGATCTTCACGGCCAGCATCAACGATGCCCACCATGCCGCGCGCGCTTTGCAGGCGGCCGGGGTGATGATCAACGATTCCACCGATTACCGGCTGGATGCCATGCCGTTCGGCGGGGCCAGGCGCGGCAATATGGGCCGCGAAGGCGTGCGTTTCGCGATCCGCGAAATGTCGCAGACCAAGGTTGTGTGCTTCAACCACGGCTGA
- a CDS encoding thiamine pyrophosphate-binding protein codes for MTDLTVAQALVTSLRDMGVRHVFGVPSGGWVDYMEALRTTDGIDFVLTSHEGGASFMADVCGRLTGVPGVCFGTFGPGATNLSTGVGGATLDRSPLIALTDEMTAPMRTRTTQMGIDHQALFRPITKWTTRLEAGSVGATLAEAAHVAVSGRPGAVHIGLPVGLSAAQTMQVAGARPVPAVPAKADAAAIDALVAAFGAAEKPILAIGLGAVRAGVADQVIALAERFGLPIVLTPMAKGMVPETHAHYAGVLFHALSDVVGQTHAEADLVVAIGYDPVEFNFEGWMRDGLAIANVDVEPVDIDTAKHPVAADVTGDIATSLDALLALDAAPKGWNMAAVAARMAGMFQRLAPDSNRFGPCAALDVLRDVLPADGIMACDVGAHTHLIGQKWPTPAPGTQIMSNGWSSMGFGVPAAIAAKLCRPDTPVCAVVGDGGFLMTVGELATAVREKLNIVIVVFTDNDLALIRIKQEKKANPIYGTPVRATGTIGGPSLFGVPVVTVADPDALRAALADAFAADGPVIVEALLDSREYDGLVLHKDKP; via the coding sequence ATGACCGACCTAACAGTGGCCCAGGCGCTTGTGACTTCGCTCCGCGACATGGGGGTGCGGCATGTGTTCGGCGTGCCGAGCGGCGGCTGGGTCGATTATATGGAAGCATTGCGCACCACCGACGGGATCGATTTCGTCCTGACCAGCCATGAAGGCGGGGCCAGTTTCATGGCCGATGTGTGCGGGCGGCTGACCGGGGTGCCGGGCGTGTGTTTCGGCACGTTCGGGCCGGGCGCGACCAACCTTTCCACGGGTGTGGGTGGCGCCACGCTCGATCGATCGCCGCTGATCGCGCTGACCGACGAAATGACCGCGCCGATGCGGACCCGCACGACGCAGATGGGCATCGACCATCAGGCGCTGTTCCGGCCGATCACCAAATGGACGACACGGCTGGAGGCCGGATCGGTCGGTGCGACCTTGGCGGAGGCGGCGCATGTCGCGGTGTCGGGCCGGCCGGGGGCGGTGCATATCGGCTTGCCGGTAGGGCTGAGTGCCGCGCAGACGATGCAGGTGGCGGGTGCGCGCCCCGTGCCGGCGGTGCCCGCCAAGGCGGATGCGGCGGCGATCGACGCGCTGGTCGCGGCGTTTGGTGCTGCCGAAAAACCGATCCTTGCGATCGGGCTGGGCGCGGTGCGCGCGGGGGTCGCGGACCAGGTGATCGCGCTTGCCGAACGCTTCGGCCTGCCGATCGTGCTGACGCCGATGGCCAAGGGCATGGTGCCGGAAACGCACGCTCATTATGCCGGCGTGTTGTTCCATGCGCTCAGCGATGTGGTGGGGCAAACCCATGCCGAAGCCGATCTGGTCGTCGCGATCGGCTATGATCCGGTCGAGTTCAATTTCGAGGGCTGGATGCGCGATGGCCTCGCCATCGCCAATGTGGACGTCGAGCCGGTCGATATCGACACCGCCAAGCATCCGGTGGCCGCCGATGTGACGGGGGATATCGCCACCAGCCTCGATGCGCTGCTGGCGCTGGATGCCGCGCCCAAGGGCTGGAACATGGCCGCCGTGGCCGCGCGCATGGCCGGCATGTTCCAGCGGCTGGCGCCCGACAGCAACCGTTTCGGCCCGTGCGCCGCACTGGATGTGTTGCGCGATGTGCTGCCGGCGGATGGCATCATGGCCTGCGATGTCGGCGCGCATACCCATCTGATCGGGCAGAAATGGCCGACCCCGGCACCCGGCACGCAGATCATGTCGAACGGCTGGTCGTCCATGGGGTTCGGTGTTCCGGCCGCGATCGCCGCCAAGCTGTGCCGCCCCGACACGCCGGTCTGTGCCGTCGTCGGCGATGGCGGTTTCCTGATGACGGTGGGCGAACTGGCGACGGCGGTGCGCGAAAAGCTCAACATCGTGATCGTCGTGTTCACCGACAATGATCTGGCGCTGATCCGCATCAAGCAGGAAAAAAAGGCTAATCCGATCTACGGCACGCCGGTGCGCGCGACCGGCACGATCGGTGGCCCGTCGCTGTTCGGGGTGCCTGTCGTCACCGTCGCCGATCCCGATGCGCTGCGCGCGGCGCTGGCGGATGCGTTTGCCGCCGACGGCCCGGTGATCGTCGAAGCGTTGCTCGACAGCCGCGAATATGACGGTCTCGTCCTCCATAAGGACAAGCCGTGA
- a CDS encoding alpha/beta fold hydrolase, with product MPVLTIGQSELYYEDAGEGPAIVLAHGIGGNHASWFQQVPVFARSYRVITFDHRGFGRSTDAENAGRAAFVGDLLALLDHLGIEQAVLVGQSMGGGTCISFAAAHPDRVRALVIASSLHAIAEADDVAPLMAAARAATADMPQLDRVLGADFRAAQPVQAALYAAIASFNRADRHNLAGAWPALVAPHAVGGGKPVLFLAGMGDVLFPVAAVRATQARVPGSFLVEVDAAHSVFFERAAEFNDSVLSFLAACGIRGVRRSAHSNAAGYTAPAQ from the coding sequence ATGCCTGTCCTGACGATCGGCCAGAGCGAACTTTATTATGAGGATGCGGGCGAAGGGCCGGCGATCGTGCTGGCGCACGGGATCGGTGGCAATCATGCCAGCTGGTTCCAGCAGGTGCCGGTGTTCGCGCGATCTTACCGTGTCATCACCTTCGACCATCGCGGATTCGGCCGTTCGACCGATGCGGAAAATGCCGGCCGGGCCGCGTTCGTCGGCGATCTTCTCGCCTTGCTCGATCATCTGGGCATCGAACAGGCGGTGCTGGTCGGCCAATCGATGGGCGGCGGGACGTGCATCAGCTTTGCCGCGGCCCACCCCGATCGGGTGCGTGCGCTGGTGATCGCATCGTCGCTGCACGCGATCGCCGAGGCGGACGATGTGGCGCCGCTGATGGCAGCGGCCCGCGCGGCGACGGCCGATATGCCGCAACTCGATCGCGTGCTGGGGGCGGATTTCCGCGCGGCGCAGCCCGTACAGGCCGCGCTTTATGCGGCGATCGCCAGTTTCAACCGCGCCGATCGGCACAATCTGGCGGGCGCATGGCCCGCGCTGGTGGCGCCGCACGCGGTGGGTGGCGGCAAGCCCGTGCTGTTTCTGGCAGGGATGGGCGACGTGCTGTTTCCGGTGGCGGCGGTGCGCGCCACGCAGGCGCGCGTTCCCGGATCCTTCCTTGTCGAAGTCGATGCCGCACATTCGGTGTTTTTCGAGCGCGCCGCCGAGTTCAACGACAGCGTGCTGAGTTTCCTTGCCGCCTGCGGCATCCGGGGCGTCCGCCGTAGCGCGCACAGCAATGCGGCCGGCTACACCGCGCCCGCGCAATGA
- a CDS encoding ABC transporter ATP-binding protein translates to MAGNLMGVAIRVDQLTKYYGGPGGTKALEDVSLAIEDCEFISIIGPSGCGKSTLLRILAGLHGFDSGTATMFDEGVDRPRDDVGVVFQTSNLLPWLTVTKNLTLALEIRGVKAAADAADVAAMIDLLNLKGFEDKYPHELSGGMKHRVAIGQALMQNPRVLLMDEPFGALDALTRDRLNIELLRLWQRDRKTVLLITHSISEAVLLSDRVLVLSERPGRLIADLKIDLPRPRDPSITRDLPAFGDHVVELSRIMGVV, encoded by the coding sequence GTGGCGGGCAATCTGATGGGCGTTGCGATCAGGGTCGATCAACTGACCAAATATTATGGCGGCCCCGGCGGCACCAAGGCGCTGGAGGATGTGAGCCTGGCGATCGAGGATTGCGAGTTCATTTCGATCATCGGGCCATCGGGCTGCGGCAAAAGCACCTTGCTGCGCATCCTGGCCGGGCTGCACGGGTTCGACAGCGGGACGGCGACGATGTTCGACGAAGGCGTCGATCGGCCGCGCGATGATGTGGGGGTGGTGTTCCAGACATCGAACCTGCTGCCCTGGCTGACGGTGACGAAGAACCTCACGCTCGCGCTGGAGATCCGCGGGGTCAAGGCGGCGGCGGATGCCGCGGACGTCGCGGCGATGATCGACCTGCTCAACCTGAAGGGGTTCGAGGACAAATATCCGCACGAATTGTCCGGCGGGATGAAGCATCGCGTGGCGATCGGCCAGGCGTTGATGCAGAATCCGCGTGTGCTGCTGATGGATGAGCCGTTCGGCGCGCTCGATGCGCTGACCCGCGACCGGCTGAACATCGAATTGCTGCGGCTGTGGCAGCGCGATCGCAAGACGGTGCTGCTGATCACCCACAGCATTTCCGAAGCGGTGCTGCTGTCCGATCGCGTGCTGGTGCTGTCCGAACGGCCGGGGCGGCTGATCGCCGACCTGAAGATCGATCTGCCGCGCCCGCGCGATCCTTCGATCACCCGCGATCTGCCGGCGTTTGGCGATCATGTCGTCGAACTCAGCCGGATCATGGGCGTCGTTTAA
- a CDS encoding ABC transporter permease encodes MAAGAKPQSNPLIAGAFFVALAALWEGGVRWFEVKAYLLPSLSDIGVAFWNARAMLFDHGLITLGEVLSGFVAAAVLGVALAAVIHVIPIARSTLYPMVIALQSIPKIGLAPLMVVWLGYGFGSKLVMAFLFAFFPIVIATLGGLAGVPANLEEHFRALGASRWTMFRRLQVPAAMPNFMDGCKVAMPLAVIGAIVGEFVGSNNGLGNVILLATGSSQTALTFAALLAVTLLSLALFYVVELLSKFIWWRAI; translated from the coding sequence ATGGCGGCGGGGGCGAAACCGCAATCCAATCCGCTGATCGCGGGGGCTTTTTTCGTGGCGCTGGCGGCGCTGTGGGAAGGCGGCGTGCGCTGGTTCGAGGTGAAGGCCTATCTGCTGCCGTCCTTGAGCGATATCGGCGTCGCGTTCTGGAATGCGCGCGCGATGCTGTTCGATCACGGGCTGATCACCCTGGGCGAAGTGCTGAGCGGGTTCGTTGCGGCGGCCGTGCTGGGGGTGGCGCTGGCGGCGGTGATCCATGTCATCCCGATCGCGCGATCGACGCTCTATCCGATGGTGATCGCGTTGCAGAGCATCCCCAAGATCGGCCTCGCGCCGTTGATGGTGGTGTGGCTGGGCTATGGCTTCGGATCGAAGCTGGTGATGGCGTTCCTGTTCGCTTTCTTCCCGATCGTGATCGCGACCCTGGGGGGATTGGCGGGCGTGCCGGCCAATCTGGAGGAACATTTCCGGGCGCTGGGCGCGAGCCGCTGGACGATGTTCCGCAGGCTTCAGGTGCCCGCCGCGATGCCCAATTTCATGGATGGCTGCAAGGTGGCGATGCCGCTGGCGGTGATCGGCGCGATCGTGGGTGAGTTCGTCGGGTCGAACAATGGGCTGGGCAACGTCATTCTGCTCGCGACCGGATCGTCGCAGACGGCGCTGACCTTTGCGGCATTGCTGGCGGTGACCTTGCTGTCGCTGGCCTTGTTCTACGTCGTCGAGCTTCTTTCCAAATTCATCTGGTGGCGGGCAATCTGA
- a CDS encoding VOC family protein, whose product MYRPKPDKLGHLVLKVRDMQVSLPFYQDVVGLEVSDWIDDRMVFLRCGQDHHDLALLQMTPDEIAGHVPGKSPVEHFSYHVADVAEIEAIAAMLVERGVPIDRGIGKHGPGANSFLVFRDPDGNNVEFYSDMIQVGPDFPAHDPQVWDGQEMATFDRWALDHFLVPPPARIQKLLDRDGGE is encoded by the coding sequence ATGTATCGCCCCAAACCCGACAAGCTCGGCCACCTTGTCCTCAAGGTTCGCGATATGCAGGTGTCGCTGCCTTTCTATCAGGATGTCGTGGGGCTGGAGGTGTCCGACTGGATCGACGATCGGATGGTGTTCCTGCGCTGCGGGCAGGATCATCATGATCTGGCCCTGTTGCAGATGACGCCCGATGAAATCGCCGGCCATGTGCCGGGGAAATCGCCGGTCGAGCATTTTTCCTACCATGTGGCTGACGTGGCCGAGATCGAGGCGATCGCCGCGATGCTGGTGGAACGCGGCGTGCCGATCGACCGGGGCATCGGCAAGCATGGGCCGGGGGCGAACAGCTTCCTCGTGTTCCGCGATCCCGATGGCAACAATGTCGAATTTTATTCGGACATGATCCAGGTCGGCCCGGATTTCCCGGCCCATGATCCGCAGGTGTGGGACGGGCAGGAGATGGCGACGTTCGATCGCTGGGCGCTGGACCATTTCCTCGTCCCGCCACCGGCGCGGATCCAGAAGCTGCTCGATCGCGACGGGGGAGAGTGA
- a CDS encoding ABC transporter substrate-binding protein — protein MLRRPSILAAVAAIALTLTGCGAEAGGDKEKVTFNMSWLPQGSMSGVIAAIDKGYYADAGLDVTVVRGFGGIRTANELDQGMFEFGYGDPISVVLNRNNGGKTKMVGTINTRWPAGLCYIKERHTIDKPADLAGLTLGGGQSSPMQALVPAWLTRNGVDKDRVKLLQLDPALVVTSLVEGKIDAGECWEGNSLPLFQKRAKEAGVTLGMIPYAAFNLDMYGSGILTTEKMLSEKPETVKNFLAATYRGYEYAAANPDEVVGMMVKRFPMLDPAITKQQMVETTALMKDGAGTLNPARVASSVDFLKAAYALKGEIAPADVFAGAGQ, from the coding sequence ATGCTACGTAGGCCAAGCATATTGGCCGCGGTGGCGGCGATCGCATTGACCTTGACTGGCTGCGGCGCGGAAGCCGGCGGCGACAAGGAGAAGGTGACGTTCAACATGTCATGGTTGCCGCAGGGCAGCATGAGCGGCGTGATCGCGGCGATCGACAAGGGCTATTATGCGGATGCCGGACTCGACGTGACTGTCGTGCGCGGTTTTGGCGGGATCCGCACCGCTAACGAGCTTGATCAGGGGATGTTCGAGTTCGGCTATGGCGACCCGATTTCGGTGGTGCTCAACCGCAACAATGGCGGCAAGACCAAGATGGTCGGCACGATCAACACGCGCTGGCCGGCGGGGCTGTGCTACATCAAGGAACGCCACACGATCGATAAACCCGCCGATCTGGCGGGGTTGACCCTGGGCGGCGGGCAGAGTTCGCCGATGCAGGCGCTGGTGCCGGCCTGGCTCACGCGCAATGGCGTCGACAAGGACAGGGTGAAGCTGCTCCAGCTCGATCCGGCGCTGGTTGTCACATCTTTGGTCGAAGGCAAGATCGACGCGGGCGAATGCTGGGAAGGCAACAGCCTGCCCTTGTTCCAGAAGCGCGCGAAGGAAGCCGGCGTCACCCTGGGCATGATCCCGTATGCGGCGTTCAACCTCGACATGTATGGCAGCGGCATCCTGACCACCGAAAAGATGCTGAGCGAGAAGCCGGAGACGGTGAAGAACTTCCTCGCCGCGACCTACCGGGGTTACGAATATGCGGCGGCCAACCCCGATGAAGTCGTCGGCATGATGGTCAAGCGCTTCCCGATGCTGGACCCTGCGATCACCAAGCAGCAGATGGTGGAAACCACCGCGCTGATGAAGGATGGCGCGGGCACGCTCAATCCGGCGCGCGTCGCCAGTTCGGTCGATTTCCTGAAAGCCGCTTATGCGTTGAAGGGCGAGATTGCGCCCGCCGACGTGTTCGCCGGCGCCGGCCAGTAG
- a CDS encoding fumarylacetoacetate hydrolase family protein, translated as MTAPWYALASYSAGGATRSAFVLGDTMHDLAAIAEGAAISDRLRGRVGSVDALVRDWEGVKDELAALVDTVRGTTLEPLAVVPLAPFLPHRLFGAASNYIEHAEEMATKLAAKADSQPYIFLKTVDSVIGPDDTVFIPPESQKVDWEVELGVVIGRAGRRITVDKAHEHIAGYVIVNDVSARDRTRRSDFPFSHDWFRGKSFDSFTPMGPWFVPRDCIGDPHDLRLTLSVNGEMMQDGNSGEMIFNSYEQMAYLSSMLMLKPGDVIATGTPAGVGMGRGIFLKDGDRMVATVAGLGTLANPVRAEVL; from the coding sequence ATGACGGCACCCTGGTACGCGCTAGCGAGCTATTCTGCGGGAGGGGCCACGCGGTCCGCTTTTGTGCTGGGTGATACCATGCATGATCTGGCGGCGATTGCCGAGGGGGCGGCGATCAGCGATCGGCTGCGCGGCCGGGTCGGATCGGTCGATGCGCTGGTGCGCGACTGGGAGGGCGTGAAGGACGAACTGGCCGCGCTGGTCGATACGGTGCGGGGCACGACGCTTGAGCCGCTGGCGGTCGTGCCGCTCGCCCCCTTCTTGCCGCATCGTCTGTTCGGGGCGGCATCCAATTATATCGAACATGCCGAGGAAATGGCGACCAAGCTGGCCGCCAAGGCCGACAGCCAGCCTTATATCTTCCTGAAGACGGTCGACAGCGTGATCGGGCCGGATGACACGGTGTTTATCCCGCCCGAAAGCCAGAAGGTCGATTGGGAGGTCGAACTCGGCGTCGTCATCGGCCGGGCGGGGCGGCGGATTACGGTGGACAAGGCGCATGAGCATATCGCCGGCTATGTGATCGTGAATGATGTTTCGGCGCGCGACAGGACGCGGCGTAGCGACTTTCCGTTCTCGCACGACTGGTTTCGCGGCAAGAGTTTCGACAGCTTCACCCCGATGGGGCCGTGGTTCGTGCCGCGCGATTGCATCGGCGATCCGCACGATCTGCGCCTGACCTTGAGCGTCAATGGCGAGATGATGCAGGACGGCAATTCGGGCGAGATGATCTTCAACAGCTATGAACAGATGGCCTATCTGTCGTCGATGCTGATGCTGAAGCCGGGCGACGTGATCGCGACCGGCACGCCCGCCGGCGTGGGCATGGGGCGCGGCATTTTCCTGAAGGATGGCGACCGGATGGTGGCGACCGTCGCCGGCCTTGGCACGCTTGCCAATCCGGTGCGGGCGGAGGTGCTGTGA
- a CDS encoding deoxyguanosinetriphosphate triphosphohydrolase family protein codes for MSTRTRHKAEEGELSDSCGGASLDAARVSRCYSDETALGQDQRRAFERDRDRILYSSAFHRLAGITQIVRAGELDIFHTRQQHTYKVAQIGRRLAEHRIREQEAEATLHGLDAEVVEAACLAHDLGHPPFGHAAETELDRIVRDPKVVGGNDEDAADDGYEGNAQTFRILTKLAVRYSKDNPGLDLTRATLAATLKYPWLRDLDHDKKKSKWSAYVSEERAFSWTREHCTGDFKTAEAELMDWADDIAYSVHDLEDFHRVGIIPWSEVVSREASDGIVQGALAAWKKDPGHPADATRRLSAALERVTRKLVLFPSVTKEAYNGAREQRRQLRNFTSQLIGNYVRAITLTKDRGGPTVSILPDAADEVRVLKHFARHYVIGLPALHAQQYGQKKIVRDLFKIFLDEGKCGNLKLFPARLRYIWEDNHEDKPARLAADCVASLTENEAYQLHGRFTGSESGLVLDPIVR; via the coding sequence GTGAGTACGCGCACGCGGCATAAGGCCGAAGAGGGGGAGCTGAGTGACAGTTGTGGGGGGGCGTCGCTGGATGCGGCGCGTGTTAGCCGATGTTACAGTGACGAGACGGCTTTAGGGCAGGATCAGCGCAGAGCATTCGAGCGCGATCGCGACCGCATTCTGTATTCTTCCGCGTTTCACCGCCTGGCGGGCATCACGCAGATCGTCCGGGCTGGTGAGCTCGACATCTTCCATACCCGCCAGCAGCACACCTACAAAGTTGCGCAGATAGGCCGCCGACTGGCCGAGCATCGTATCCGAGAGCAGGAGGCTGAGGCCACCCTGCACGGTCTCGATGCGGAAGTTGTTGAGGCCGCGTGCCTTGCTCACGATCTTGGACATCCGCCGTTCGGACATGCTGCCGAAACCGAGCTCGATCGCATCGTCCGAGATCCCAAGGTCGTCGGTGGTAATGATGAGGATGCGGCCGACGACGGCTATGAGGGCAACGCGCAGACTTTTCGAATCCTTACCAAGCTTGCCGTACGGTACAGCAAGGACAACCCCGGTCTTGATCTGACGCGAGCTACGCTTGCAGCAACACTGAAATACCCTTGGTTGCGCGACCTAGACCACGACAAGAAGAAGTCGAAATGGTCCGCTTACGTCTCTGAGGAGCGCGCATTCAGCTGGACCCGCGAGCACTGCACTGGCGACTTCAAGACCGCGGAAGCGGAACTGATGGATTGGGCAGATGACATAGCCTATTCCGTGCACGATCTAGAGGATTTCCATCGCGTCGGTATCATACCGTGGAGCGAAGTCGTTTCCCGTGAAGCGAGCGACGGCATTGTTCAGGGCGCATTGGCTGCTTGGAAGAAGGATCCTGGCCATCCGGCGGATGCCACGCGTCGGCTGTCCGCCGCACTGGAACGTGTTACGCGCAAGCTCGTTCTGTTTCCGAGCGTGACCAAGGAGGCCTACAACGGTGCTAGGGAACAGCGCCGTCAGTTGCGGAACTTCACCTCTCAGTTGATTGGCAACTATGTCCGGGCGATAACGCTCACCAAGGATAGGGGCGGACCAACGGTATCGATCCTGCCCGATGCCGCTGACGAGGTGAGGGTGTTGAAGCACTTTGCCCGCCACTATGTCATCGGGCTTCCCGCGCTGCATGCTCAACAGTACGGTCAGAAGAAGATCGTGCGTGACTTGTTCAAAATCTTCCTCGACGAAGGAAAGTGCGGTAATCTTAAGCTGTTTCCAGCTCGGCTGCGATACATCTGGGAAGACAATCACGAGGACAAGCCTGCACGGTTGGCCGCAGACTGCGTTGCTTCGCTCACCGAGAACGAAGCCTATCAGTTGCATGGGCGGTTCACCGGCTCCGAGAGTGGTTTGGTGCTGGACCCTATCGTCCGCTGA
- a CDS encoding fumarylacetoacetate hydrolase family protein translates to MIIEPVFQPMLPIVGGGRFPVGRIFCVGRNYAEHAREMGDAVPEPPFFFMKPASCLPAISGQLPYPPRTADLHHEVELVVALGLGGADIAVDAALAHVFGYAAGLDMTRRDLQGAAKDKRRPWDMGKSFDGAAQVAAITPAADAGAIDDAAIILTVDGAERQRGRISDMIWPVAAIIAELSTYMKLLPGDLIFTGTPAGVGPVVRGNHLAARIDGLAPLDVEIV, encoded by the coding sequence ATGATCATCGAACCAGTGTTTCAGCCCATGCTGCCGATCGTCGGCGGTGGGCGTTTCCCTGTCGGCCGCATCTTTTGCGTGGGCCGCAATTATGCCGAACATGCCAGGGAAATGGGCGATGCGGTGCCCGAACCGCCCTTCTTCTTCATGAAACCGGCGAGCTGCCTGCCCGCGATTTCCGGCCAACTGCCTTATCCGCCGCGCACCGCCGATCTGCACCATGAGGTCGAACTGGTCGTGGCGTTGGGCTTGGGCGGCGCGGACATCGCTGTCGATGCCGCGTTGGCGCATGTGTTCGGTTACGCCGCCGGCTTGGATATGACGCGGCGCGATTTGCAGGGGGCGGCCAAGGACAAACGCCGTCCGTGGGACATGGGCAAAAGCTTTGATGGGGCAGCCCAGGTCGCCGCGATCACCCCGGCGGCGGATGCGGGCGCGATCGACGATGCGGCGATCATCCTGACGGTGGATGGTGCGGAACGCCAGCGCGGGCGGATATCGGACATGATCTGGCCGGTGGCCGCGATCATCGCCGAACTGTCGACCTATATGAAGCTGCTGCCGGGCGACCTGATCTTCACCGGCACGCCGGCGGGTGTGGGGCCGGTGGTGCGCGGCAACCATCTGGCGGCGCGGATCGACGGGCTGGCGCCGTTGGATGTTGAGATCGTTTAG